Proteins found in one Agaribacterium sp. ZY112 genomic segment:
- a CDS encoding ExbD/TolR family protein: MALKKPARAEDDAELDVTAFLNLMIVLVPVLLLSMSFANVTVLELRLPELTGGYSESTTAQSKLEVVVQPEGINVYFPEKRLIKQISAIQEGEQLSYDYDELSLVMQAIKQEHPDKRDIVIKLAKDTDYQNIVQVMGAVTSFKSVVVSSLVELELFPEISLGDAT, from the coding sequence ATGGCTTTAAAAAAACCAGCCCGGGCCGAGGATGACGCCGAGCTTGATGTGACCGCCTTTCTCAATCTGATGATTGTGTTAGTGCCGGTATTACTATTGAGTATGAGCTTTGCAAATGTGACAGTACTTGAGTTGCGCCTACCAGAGTTAACTGGGGGCTACAGCGAAAGCACCACGGCACAAAGTAAGCTTGAAGTTGTTGTTCAGCCTGAGGGTATTAATGTGTACTTTCCGGAAAAAAGATTGATCAAACAGATCAGTGCTATTCAGGAAGGTGAGCAGCTTAGTTACGATTATGACGAGTTATCGTTAGTGATGCAGGCTATTAAGCAAGAGCACCCAGATAAACGCGACATTGTTATTAAGCTTGCTAAAGATACCGATTACCAAAATATTGTGCAGGTAATGGGCGCTGTGACCAGCTTTAAGAGTGTGGTGGTTAGCTCATTGGTCGAGCTTGAGCTGTTTCCAGAAATATCACTGGGAGATGCCACATGA
- a CDS encoding tetratricopeptide repeat protein gives MVKKSAKPWLIVAAVVFLLGCNSTPQKDQLDPEPKAELMVSENYIPVVQKDKTGLPVPYVAAPNPYSGQKGRIDKEAIVQFIDAQRAYSAGNYAQAKIMAQSLTVNYKKLSGPWVLLGDIELEEKQLEAAEAAYATAIIVNQDNVNAYLKQALVQREQGEYLEAQNTLVEALQSWPDFPEAHLNLAIVYDLYLNHPIRAQRHYEAYQFLTDAKDANGQRWLEEIQVRTGLPLQLQVGDDQAPEVELGDE, from the coding sequence ATGGTGAAGAAATCCGCTAAGCCTTGGCTTATTGTTGCAGCCGTGGTTTTTTTACTTGGTTGCAACAGCACGCCCCAAAAAGATCAGCTTGACCCTGAGCCTAAAGCAGAGTTAATGGTCAGCGAAAACTATATTCCTGTTGTACAGAAGGATAAAACCGGCTTGCCCGTGCCTTATGTGGCTGCGCCTAATCCTTATAGCGGCCAAAAAGGGCGTATCGATAAAGAGGCAATCGTTCAATTTATTGATGCCCAGCGTGCTTATAGTGCCGGTAATTACGCACAAGCTAAAATCATGGCGCAAAGCTTAACCGTGAATTACAAAAAGTTGAGTGGGCCTTGGGTATTGCTTGGCGATATTGAGCTTGAGGAGAAGCAGCTAGAAGCGGCAGAGGCTGCCTATGCGACAGCCATCATTGTTAATCAAGACAATGTAAATGCCTACCTTAAGCAGGCCTTGGTTCAGCGCGAGCAGGGCGAGTACCTTGAGGCTCAAAACACCCTGGTTGAAGCTTTACAAAGTTGGCCTGATTTCCCAGAGGCGCATCTTAACTTGGCGATTGTCTATGACTTGTACCTGAACCATCCTATTCGTGCGCAACGCCACTATGAGGCCTATCAGTTTTTGACTGACGCTAAAGATGCCAATGGACAGCGCTGGTTAGAAGAAATTCAGGTGCGCACAGGCTTGCCTTTGCAATTACAGGTGGGGGATGATCAGGCGCCCGAAGTGGAGTTAGGTGATGAGTAA
- a CDS encoding MotA/TolQ/ExbB proton channel family protein: MTDIYSMIVKFFQDGGFFLIPIGIVLAIGIVICIERWVFLSAEKFRNARAFQEWLPLLRTTDLEKMLHFSRESTAPVSRIIGCGLDMMKVSDQRADIENSMSEGILETLPRLEQRTGYLAVLANVATLLGLLGTIIGLIGAFTAVASADPAEKSRILSESISVAMNTTAFGLIAAIPLLVMHAILKNKTAKITNGLEMAAVKFLNLMTVHRMIQSNSPRIAAEPQTAIPADLQKLRDSGGDAADVASDAVMA; this comes from the coding sequence ATGACTGACATTTACAGTATGATCGTAAAATTCTTCCAGGATGGTGGTTTTTTCCTTATCCCAATCGGCATAGTGCTGGCTATCGGTATAGTCATCTGCATTGAGCGCTGGGTTTTCTTAAGCGCAGAGAAATTCCGCAACGCCCGAGCTTTTCAAGAGTGGTTACCGCTATTACGCACCACCGATCTTGAAAAAATGCTGCACTTTTCGCGTGAGAGTACGGCGCCAGTTAGCCGTATTATCGGTTGTGGTTTAGATATGATGAAAGTCAGTGATCAGCGTGCTGATATCGAAAACTCAATGAGTGAAGGCATATTAGAAACCTTGCCTCGTTTAGAGCAGCGCACAGGTTATCTTGCGGTATTGGCTAATGTGGCCACACTGCTGGGGCTACTTGGAACGATTATTGGTCTTATTGGTGCGTTTACTGCCGTTGCTAGTGCGGATCCTGCCGAGAAATCTCGCATTCTTTCTGAGTCTATTTCAGTTGCAATGAATACCACTGCCTTTGGTTTGATTGCCGCGATCCCTCTGTTGGTGATGCATGCAATTCTTAAAAACAAAACAGCCAAAATCACCAACGGTTTAGAAATGGCTGCGGTTAAGTTCTTAAATCTAATGACTGTGCATCGCATGATTCAAAGTAATAGCCCGCGTATTGCGGCAGAACCACAAACAGCTATTCCTGCTGATTTACAGAAGTTACGTGATAGTGGTGGCGATGCGGCCGATGTGGCTAGCGATGCGGTAATGGCTTAA
- a CDS encoding fibro-slime domain-containing protein — protein MNKQTRRYLSLIGTAASLQLLVACGGASSGSEKSAGPDASLSGDITSDTPLVYVKRDIDSAQEANNKSLKTSLQNEAQSIQDRSSPYERTGGAKLLLQANVDIDAGVSDVLAGYFGSSDYDVKDLNVSADGSTLLFAAHGPESSESHYTWNIYSYDFATKEIQRIIVNDGVANSGHDTAPAFAANGTIVFSSDRAAGNPDSEIDRFVAENDNCVKVGPPQRPSLLHKMHVNGDNIVQLTFGNNHDLTTTSLKNGEVAFVRWSQSYEVLEECNGVRAKSVLSKAGDALFAETIEPALMSSASMPAGIQTPTTWDSEQICNYTISTPIGAALAKNNYTVLRINPETGQLDQLYETVSLNASDAGFIAIDKLVQAENGHLLGLLRHKFSDQQGGNILEFHAPGTGSSEYIFNELAPEAFIDGSVNLYPGQLSDPGWYSAVWPYRDGSSRTVVSWSSCTLNDDGISRFCNMGGEAGDVESKYGLWVYDAETDSQLPLVPASKNTVFSDLAISRPHNGAPWPYRPFKLGYVDNDEGSSLICRNPGVDPSPEPSSMPSVMPSTVPGVTPSVAPSTMPSPGTPVPVVTPSPVVTPSPVVTPSPVVTPSPVVTPSPVVTPSPVVTPSPVVTPSPVVTPSPVVTPSPVVTPSPVVTPSPVVTPSPVVTPSPVVTPSPVVTPSPVVTPSPVVTPSPVVTPSPVVTPSPVVTPSPVVTPSPVASPSPSPEPNNAPVADAGDDLSAVVHETLSLDASGSSDIDGDVLSYSWAVVTTPAGSTVQLSATDVIRPTVTLDEAGTYVFSLIVNDGELDSQIDEVTVTSANENQRPIADAGDDQAVTLNSEVMLNGSNSYDPDGDALSYHWQLVNAPSDSNSVLVGADLAMPTLAIDVRGSYVLQLMVNDGELDSELDTLTLSTLNVKPVAVIDDIAEEVDVSTELSFSGLNSYDDDGDTLSYSWSLLSQPDGASASLAHATSAEPSLQLATEGDYVVQLIVSDGLDNSDAVTVRFSATSEPIACNVSDETTRLLPVTLRDFKASHPDFEYEIGSEKGIVTDMLGADGKPVYAKEGRYSKTTNGRAEFDQWYNTVEGINIPFTHNLSLTREPGSNIWTYSDFDFFPLNGEGWGNTDGYDKNFFFTLEANMQFDYNGGETFTFVGDDDLWVYINGHRVIDLGGVHGAETATVTVDNVAAELGLVIGETYSFDLFFAERHTTRSEFQFETSINLECLEE, from the coding sequence ATGAACAAGCAAACACGTCGTTATTTATCTCTTATTGGCACCGCAGCTAGCCTTCAGTTGTTAGTCGCTTGTGGTGGCGCGAGCTCAGGCTCTGAAAAAAGCGCAGGCCCTGATGCCAGCCTTAGTGGAGACATTACTTCCGATACTCCTTTGGTGTATGTAAAGCGAGATATTGATTCTGCACAGGAAGCGAACAATAAGTCCTTGAAAACGAGCCTGCAAAATGAAGCTCAATCGATACAGGACAGAAGTTCACCTTATGAGCGTACCGGTGGTGCAAAGTTATTACTTCAGGCCAATGTTGATATCGATGCTGGTGTGAGTGATGTTCTAGCAGGCTACTTTGGTTCTAGTGATTACGACGTTAAAGATTTAAACGTAAGTGCTGATGGCAGCACCTTACTTTTTGCTGCTCACGGTCCAGAGAGCAGTGAAAGCCATTACACGTGGAATATTTATAGTTACGATTTTGCCACTAAAGAGATTCAGCGCATTATTGTTAATGACGGTGTGGCTAACTCAGGGCATGACACCGCTCCAGCTTTTGCGGCTAATGGCACCATTGTATTTTCTTCTGACCGCGCAGCTGGCAACCCCGATAGTGAGATCGATCGTTTTGTTGCAGAAAATGATAACTGTGTGAAAGTTGGCCCGCCTCAGCGTCCGTCTCTACTTCATAAGATGCATGTAAATGGCGATAACATTGTTCAGCTCACCTTTGGCAATAATCACGACTTGACAACCACTTCGCTTAAAAATGGAGAGGTTGCGTTTGTGCGTTGGTCGCAGTCTTACGAAGTACTCGAAGAGTGTAATGGCGTGCGAGCAAAGTCTGTGCTTTCTAAAGCCGGTGATGCTCTTTTTGCAGAGACCATTGAACCAGCTCTTATGTCTTCGGCTTCAATGCCTGCAGGTATTCAAACTCCGACAACCTGGGATTCTGAGCAAATTTGTAATTACACCATTAGTACTCCTATTGGTGCGGCTCTAGCTAAAAATAATTACACTGTATTACGTATTAACCCTGAAACAGGGCAGCTAGATCAGCTCTATGAAACCGTAAGTTTGAATGCCAGTGATGCAGGCTTTATTGCTATCGATAAGCTTGTACAAGCAGAAAATGGTCATCTACTTGGTTTGTTGCGTCACAAGTTTAGTGATCAGCAAGGCGGTAATATTCTAGAGTTTCATGCTCCTGGTACAGGCAGCAGCGAATATATTTTTAATGAGTTAGCACCGGAAGCCTTCATTGATGGCAGTGTGAATTTGTACCCTGGTCAGTTAAGCGATCCAGGCTGGTACAGTGCCGTTTGGCCTTATCGTGACGGCTCGAGCCGAACAGTGGTAAGTTGGTCGAGCTGTACCTTAAATGATGATGGCATTAGCCGTTTCTGTAATATGGGTGGCGAAGCCGGTGATGTAGAAAGTAAATACGGTTTATGGGTTTATGACGCTGAAACTGACAGTCAATTGCCTTTAGTGCCAGCAAGTAAAAACACCGTATTTAGTGACTTAGCGATTAGTCGTCCTCATAACGGTGCCCCTTGGCCTTATCGTCCTTTTAAGCTGGGTTATGTTGATAATGATGAAGGCAGTTCATTAATTTGCCGTAACCCAGGCGTTGACCCCAGTCCAGAGCCTAGCTCTATGCCAAGTGTGATGCCAAGCACGGTTCCGGGCGTCACACCAAGTGTTGCTCCAAGTACCATGCCTAGCCCAGGTACACCTGTTCCTGTTGTAACACCTAGCCCTGTTGTGACTCCGAGCCCTGTTGTGACTCCGAGCCCTGTTGTGACTCCGAGCCCTGTTGTGACTCCGAGCCCTGTTGTGACTCCGAGCCCTGTTGTGACACCTAGCCCGGTTGTAACACCGAGCCCAGTTGTAACACCGAGCCCTGTCGTGACTCCTAGCCCGGTTGTAACACCTAGCCCGGTTGTAACACCTAGCCCAGTTGTAACGCCTAGCCCAGTTGTAACGCCTAGCCCAGTTGTAACGCCTAGCCCAGTTGTAACGCCTAGCCCAGTTGTAACGCCTAGCCCAGTTGTAACGCCTAGCCCGGTTGTAACTCCGAGCCCGGTTGTAACGCCGAGCCCGGTTGTAACTCCGAGCCCGGTTGTAACGCCTAGCCCGGTTGCGAGCCCTTCACCGTCGCCAGAGCCGAATAATGCTCCTGTGGCTGATGCCGGCGATGATCTTAGTGCCGTTGTTCATGAGACGCTTAGTTTGGATGCGAGTGGTAGCTCGGATATTGATGGCGATGTTCTGAGCTATAGTTGGGCTGTTGTTACAACACCAGCTGGAAGCACGGTTCAGCTAAGTGCGACAGATGTGATTCGCCCTACAGTGACCCTAGATGAGGCTGGTACTTATGTATTTTCACTGATTGTTAATGATGGCGAGCTCGATTCACAAATTGATGAAGTCACGGTAACAAGTGCTAATGAAAATCAGCGACCCATTGCTGATGCGGGGGACGATCAGGCTGTTACTTTAAATTCGGAAGTGATGCTTAACGGTTCGAATAGTTATGACCCAGATGGTGATGCCTTGAGTTATCACTGGCAGCTTGTAAATGCACCTTCGGATTCAAACTCTGTACTTGTTGGTGCGGATCTAGCAATGCCGACATTGGCCATAGATGTGCGTGGTAGTTATGTGCTGCAGTTGATGGTGAATGATGGTGAGTTAGATAGTGAGTTAGATACGCTAACGCTTAGTACTTTAAACGTAAAACCCGTCGCTGTTATTGATGATATTGCCGAGGAAGTTGATGTTAGTACTGAGCTCAGCTTTAGTGGTCTAAATAGTTACGATGATGATGGTGACACTCTAAGCTACAGTTGGAGTCTGCTGAGTCAGCCTGACGGTGCAAGCGCTTCTCTTGCTCATGCAACAAGTGCTGAACCCAGTTTGCAGCTAGCGACTGAAGGCGATTATGTTGTACAACTTATTGTCAGTGATGGCCTTGATAATAGTGATGCGGTAACGGTTCGCTTTAGCGCAACCAGCGAGCCTATCGCCTGTAATGTCAGTGATGAAACTACACGTTTGCTTCCTGTTACTTTAAGAGACTTTAAAGCCAGCCATCCTGACTTTGAATATGAAATTGGTTCAGAGAAGGGCATTGTCACCGACATGCTCGGAGCTGATGGTAAGCCTGTCTATGCCAAAGAAGGGCGATATTCAAAGACAACCAATGGTCGTGCTGAATTTGATCAGTGGTATAACACGGTTGAAGGAATCAACATTCCGTTTACCCACAATCTAAGCCTGACACGTGAGCCTGGTTCTAACATTTGGACTTACTCTGACTTCGACTTCTTCCCTCTTAACGGTGAAGGCTGGGGTAATACAGATGGTTACGATAAAAACTTCTTCTTTACTTTAGAAGCGAACATGCAGTTTGATTATAACGGTGGTGAAACCTTTACCTTTGTTGGTGATGATGACCTTTGGGTGTATATCAATGGTCATCGCGTGATTGACTTAGGTGGTGTTCACGGCGCTGAAACGGCAACGGTTACCGTTGATAATGTGGCTGCAGAGTTAGGCCTGGTTATTGGTGAGACCTATAGTTTTGACTTGTTCTTTGCCGAGCGTCATACCACTCGCAGTGAGTTCCAGTTTGAAACCAGTATTAACCTTGAGTGTCTTGAAGAGTAA
- a CDS encoding AgmX/PglI C-terminal domain-containing protein, producing the protein MSTIPMPASPYEPMALELELPWVADEERERKLKRNIQRTCAAVVLVFTVFQFLPIFSEPEPTETVVKTVLILEPKEIPTPEPEPEPEIEQPKQKPVQKLATRSKAAPGKKQQDKPSVIESQGLDTLSSSLASLSSAVDLQKMRKKNVSSSVNGTKAQSASSRLGADSVTKRSGGVIIDEKTMRNNAAQLSSHQATSVDGLDLSSGLVSSSDNYGELRSGMRDMESVRRALEAAKSRVYAHYQRALSENPDLAGKFRFQLVIEPSGVISSLSLLLSELDLSSLEQDILSQIKRVNFGEEDVITTKVEYTFVFLPS; encoded by the coding sequence ATGAGTACGATACCTATGCCTGCAAGCCCTTATGAGCCAATGGCTCTGGAGCTTGAGCTACCTTGGGTAGCTGACGAGGAACGCGAGCGTAAATTAAAACGCAATATTCAGCGTACCTGTGCAGCGGTTGTATTAGTTTTTACCGTTTTTCAGTTTCTGCCTATTTTTTCCGAGCCGGAACCTACAGAAACCGTGGTGAAAACGGTACTGATACTGGAGCCGAAAGAGATTCCGACACCTGAACCTGAGCCCGAGCCTGAAATAGAGCAGCCCAAGCAAAAACCTGTGCAAAAATTAGCAACGCGCAGTAAGGCCGCTCCGGGTAAAAAACAGCAAGACAAGCCGAGTGTTATTGAATCTCAAGGGCTTGATACCTTAAGTAGTTCACTGGCCTCATTGAGCTCAGCTGTAGATCTGCAAAAAATGCGTAAGAAAAACGTCAGTAGCTCGGTTAATGGCACCAAAGCGCAAAGTGCGAGCTCTCGCCTAGGGGCTGATAGTGTTACTAAGCGTAGTGGTGGTGTCATCATTGATGAAAAAACCATGCGTAACAACGCAGCTCAGCTTAGCTCTCATCAGGCGACCTCGGTGGATGGCTTGGATTTAAGTTCGGGTTTAGTTAGTTCGAGTGATAACTATGGCGAGCTTCGCAGTGGCATGCGCGATATGGAAAGTGTGCGTCGAGCTTTAGAGGCAGCTAAAAGTCGAGTTTATGCTCACTATCAGCGTGCTTTAAGTGAAAACCCAGATCTTGCTGGTAAGTTTCGCTTTCAGTTAGTGATCGAGCCAAGTGGTGTCATTAGTTCGCTGTCATTGCTATTAAGCGAGCTCGACTTAAGCAGTCTTGAGCAAGATATTCTCTCGCAAATTAAACGTGTTAACTTTGGTGAAGAGGATGTGATTACCACCAAGGTTGAATATACCTTTGTGTTTTTGCCAAGCTGA
- a CDS encoding ExbD/TolR family protein, whose translation MIGQSLLMRRGKDELVAKLSLISLMDIFTILVFFLMLNSGETQNIEVMKVVDLPDSSAGKSPHTDLMLFVSEDHLIFDKTEIAEVSEILKDPKKPIEALITVLQEQKLVMGEDEVALQEKIGHAITIQADKHVDYELLKIVMETCQTENFRNISLAVNRVQDIPLGSPAAAEALSADLALDFVPNKGGEG comes from the coding sequence ATGATCGGTCAAAGTTTATTAATGAGGCGCGGTAAAGATGAGCTTGTCGCCAAGCTTAGCCTTATTTCCTTGATGGATATCTTTACTATTTTGGTGTTTTTCTTGATGCTGAATTCAGGCGAAACACAAAATATCGAAGTGATGAAGGTAGTGGATTTACCTGACTCTTCGGCAGGTAAAAGCCCGCACACTGATTTAATGCTGTTTGTAAGTGAAGATCACTTGATCTTTGATAAAACAGAAATAGCTGAAGTGAGCGAGATTCTCAAAGATCCGAAAAAGCCGATTGAGGCTTTAATTACTGTGCTGCAAGAGCAGAAGCTGGTGATGGGTGAAGACGAGGTGGCTCTGCAAGAGAAGATTGGTCATGCGATCACGATTCAAGCTGATAAACATGTTGATTATGAGCTACTAAAAATTGTGATGGAAACCTGTCAGACTGAGAATTTCCGCAATATTTCATTAGCCGTGAACCGAGTTCAAGATATTCCTCTTGGAAGCCCTGCCGCTGCTGAGGCTTTGAGTGCAGATTTGGCTTTGGATTTTGTTCCTAATAAGGGAGGAGAGGGCTAA
- a CDS encoding cyclic nucleotide-binding domain-containing protein, which translates to MTVQAAQQALFLSAKDFDAERISLFGALDEKQLNELCAYLHVEQHKAGDTIFSQGEPPSSIYVLLDGRVDCVFDSEELHTLQASLSYGDVFGESAFIGIQPQSGTAKVTAAATLLVLDRDALMALHDKDLELFALLIMNMARELGRKYQQSLLE; encoded by the coding sequence ATGACAGTCCAAGCAGCACAACAAGCTTTATTTCTCAGCGCAAAGGATTTTGACGCTGAGCGTATCTCTTTATTTGGCGCCTTAGATGAAAAACAGCTCAATGAACTGTGCGCCTACCTTCATGTCGAACAACACAAAGCGGGCGACACCATCTTTTCTCAGGGCGAGCCGCCTAGTAGTATTTATGTCTTACTTGATGGTCGTGTGGACTGCGTTTTTGATAGTGAAGAACTGCACACCCTACAAGCAAGCTTAAGTTACGGTGACGTTTTTGGTGAAAGCGCTTTTATTGGCATTCAACCCCAATCTGGTACAGCTAAAGTGACAGCTGCTGCGACTCTCTTAGTGCTTGATCGTGATGCACTTATGGCTTTGCATGATAAAGATTTGGAGCTGTTTGCCTTGCTTATTATGAATATGGCGCGTGAATTGGGTCGAAAATATCAACAAAGCTTACTTGAGTAG